In Yamadazyma tenuis chromosome 7, complete sequence, the sequence ttggtgtttgtttCCTTAATGATACACCTACAAGATAGTTGAACCTGGTAAGGATCTGGCAAGCTGGTTTCAATACAGATTCTTGAAGGGGGAAGGTAAAGGTCTATGAATTTGGAGGAGTAAATCCCGTTAATTTCAGAAAACTTGTCCATGTCCGCCAAAAGTAGGGTTATATGTTGAATGTCGTTGAGACTGAGGTTAGCATCCTTTAAGAATTCCTCAAGCCGGATAAAAATGTTAGATAGTTGCTCTTGGATTGTGTTTGATGagtccaccaaattggATATAAAAATATTGTTTCCTACTGAACAGACCTTCAGACTCAATTGGTACGGAGTAGAATTAGAACTTACGGCTGGATAAAATTCTTCGGATATCACGCTATTTTCcaagacttcttgaaagctATTCTCAAGCAAGGAAGGTACTATCGCCAGAGCAAAGGGAATTCTTGCTTCCTCTTTCTTATCTACTACTTCGATACCAAATTTCAAGTAGAACACATCACTAGAGTGTTGAACCACTCTCATATCGatcatgttcaacttcttgtgcttgaagaaaacacAATCCAACACTATTGTCTCAAACTCGCCCCCTTCTCCACAAATATGCACATCATacatcttgttcaacttgaccaagtacGGATAAAGCTCCTTTATGGATTTCGCAAGGTGTTTCGCATCCAATCCTATAGCAGCCACCTTGATGATTCTAGCATCCAATCGACTGTCACACATTTCCCGCATCAACTGGTCTTGATTTCTCTGCCAAAGAAAAGCCAAAGATGTCAATCCAAACCTGTCACAGATGTTTTCCACTCGGGTTCTTTGATAGTGTGATAAAATTGCTCCACAACTAATGGCTTGTACATCGGGATGGTTCTTCACTATAGTTgtgatcaacttgaagaggtcttcaatctcatcgTCTTCAGTTCTGGAGTACTCTAACTCCTGATTTTTTGAGCGTCCTTCAATGGCTTGGCGATATAACGGTACATCCAAACATTTTGCATAGTTATCGATTATATCATGTCCTACAGTCTGGAACATAAATGAATCAATCTCATCCTGTTGGGTGTTTTTCGGGTACAAGTTTCCAAGGGCTATAAGATCATGTCCCTGAGTAATACAGTGATGGATGTTGTAGAAGGAATCCTTGCCTCCCGAGATAAGtgccaaaaacttcattTGTGATAGTCACTTCGCTTTCAAAACCAGTTGCAACTACATCGCGGGCTGGAAACCACTGCGCGGGTCGCTTCTGCGCGTACATTTCGGTCCGGCTCATCTCTCGAGCTCTTGATAAATACGCCTAATGCACGACCCTTTTCCCTGCTCATTTCTTGGTATAAATTATTAGCGCtggaaaatttttcagtttCTTCTCACTTCATCAAAAGTTTTTCAATATGCCTCGTATGTGAAGTTTACTACACATGGCAGGATGATGGTGATACTAGTATTACCTAGAGGTTCGGGTCCTCATTAAAGACGTCCGGCAGTTGTCTGCTGGAACGTTTCAGAGCTTATTTATTGTGATTGAACTCCCGACACTTCAATCACTTTATTTAAGAATAAGTCTCACATTCACAACATACACACTGGTGCTGTCCGCAACTACTTAAATGTCTTGCGAACACTTGTTAGTGACGTGTGGTGGTATGAATGTGGTGACACTCTGGCCGTAACGTCTTGATGAAAACTCGTAGCTTCTCTTCATTCTCATTGCCTCCAACCTAGTACTAACATTAAATCCAGGTGCCCCAAGAACCTACTCTAAGACTTTCGCTGTCCCAAAGCAGCCTTATGAATCTGCCAGATTAGATTctgagttgaagttggccGGTGAATTCGGTTTAAAGAACAAGAGAGAAATCTACAGAATTAACTTTCAATTGTCTAAAATCAGAAGAGCTGCTCGTGATCTTTTGACCAGAGACGAAAAGGACCCAAAGAGATTATTCGAAGGTAATGCTTTGATTAGAAGATTGGTGAGAATTGGTGTTTTGTCTGAAGACaagatgaagttggatTACGTGTTGGCTTTAAACgttgaagatttcttggAAAGAAGATTGCAAACCCaagtgttcaagttgggattGGCCAGATCTATTCACCACGCCAGAGTCTTGATTACCCAAAGACACATTGCTGTTGGTAAGCAAATTGTTAACATTCCATCTTTCATGGTCAGATTGGACTCTCAAAAGCACGTTGACTTTGCTCACAACTCTCCATacggtggtggaagagCTGGAAGAGTtaagagaagaaaccagGCTAAGGGTGCTGAATCCGGTGATGCtgaagaggatgaagaataAATTAGTTAACGCATCTATTTACTTTTCATTTTAATACATTTTGGTTACATTTTCCAAATAGTTTGTGTAGAATAGGAATATAAGGTTATTATTCAATAATAGTATCTTTACTGTTAAGAGGGTGTACTGTTGCAAATTGTGACAGGTGGTTTTTGCAATCACGGGATGTTATTGGGGCTCCAACCCTGTCAATATCCAACTCCAGAAATTTTCTCACTAAAAAGTTTTCAGATTTTGAATCCAACTAATACTACAACACTATGGGTAAATCGTATGTCGTCAGCATTTCCAATAGCAGATAGAAGGAGTGAATGGATATTAGAGGAGATTGGAGACTCGGATGTGTCTATTTGGACGCTGTCTGTGTTTTCTGGGCTTTTCTGTAGACTATATCATCGTGCTCACTATACCTATGTACCACAGAGAAACGAATAAAAAAAGGACATCTGAATAGACTGTTCAATCATAACTACCGATATCGTGTTGAAAGACCATTACTTTCACTTTCACGTCACTCCATCTTAGATCATTTCGTACCATTTCGGCAAGTTTAtgtttgatgatttccTCAGGTCccattgaactcttcatctGCAACCATTCTAAACCCATACTAACATCATCTAGTCACGGTTATAGATCCCGTACTCGTTACGCCTTCCAACGtgacttcaagaaacaTGGTGTTATTCCTTTATCCACCTATTTGAAGACCTACAAGGTTGGTGATATCGTCGACATCAAAGTGAATGGTGCCGTCCAAAAGGGTATGCCCCATAAGTTCTACCACGGTAAGACTGGTATCATCTACAATGTCACCAAGTCTTCTGTCGGtattatcatcaacaaggttgTTGGCCACAGATATATTGAAAAGAGAGTCAACATTAGAGTTGAACACATCAAGCACTCTGCTTGTCGGCAAGAATTCTTGAACAGAGTCAAAACCAACGCTGCTTTGAAGAGAGAAGCCAAGGCCAATGGTGAACAAGtgtctttgaagagacAGCCTGCTAAGCCAAGAGATGCTAGAATTGTTTCTACCGAAGGTAACGTTCCTCAAACCTTAGCTCCAGTCCCATACGAAACTTTCATTTAAGATTTTGTATAGATAATGCATGTAGTTTTAGTTTTGTGTTTTTTGTGGCATCTTTGCCTTATAGAGGCTTTTGCATAACCGAACACATACGTGGAAGTTGACATCGTATTTATTTCTGCCACCGCGCGCGAGATTCTTTAAACCTCGAAGCCATGAGTGAAGATACCCAAAGTAAAGCATCCCAGATAAACTCTGAGGCCAACGCTCTCAAGCACAGCGACCAAAAGACTTTGGGGACAGCATCCAATGTCTTTAACAATGCGTTGGAGTTTTGGACCAAAACTGATTTGCCAGctattcaaaatcaattaGATCAACAAGGGATTGAAATTAAAGAGGAGCAAAAGGATTCTCTTTTGAACAGAAAGAACTTAGCTTCGAAGACCAAAGAGTTCCGGAAGCTTTCTGATCCTGAAAAACTCGACCAATTCAAAAGTTTGCTCAAATTGTACCAAAATGAAATTGACACCTTGACAAATaagctgaagaagattgaaggttatttttttgatttctACCGGTCAATTGCAGAAGCTCCCGATCCAAAGCCTTTATTGGAGATCAGTCTAGACAGCGTGATTGAGAGTGGAGATGTTGCTAATTTGAAGGCggaaatcaacaagttgaacgagGAATTGAGTAAAAAGGCCGATTATAATCAGCTTAAAAAGAGACTACTTGCAACTGAGCAACAATCAGCGGAAATGTTAAGCACGAAGCTTAAGGCTAAAGAGGACGAGTTCAAGGCGTTGATCGACGAGAAGGAGTCCAATTGgcaagaaaaagaaaaattaCTCCAGAAGCAATTAGATGATTACAAGAAcacaattgaagaattaaAGACCTCTAATGAGGTTACCGAACTTCAATTGAACTCACAAAATGAAGATTTGAATTCCAATAATGATAACTTGACAATCTTGGCCGAGTTGCAGATTGTTTCTAGAGATGCTGAATACAGTAAGCAGAGACTTTTGGAAGTAGAAAAGCGTAATGAAGACTTGAGAAGAGAGCTTTCGATTCTGAAGAACAATTTACAAGTTGaaactttgaaagaaggGTTCAACCGCAAGATTAGCGAATTAGAAAGTGAGAACGTGTTGTTAATAGCCGAGCTTGAACAATCAAGAAAGTCCATCAAAAATACCACCAGTAATAACAACAAGCATCTTGAATATTTGAATAAAGAGatcaagcaattgaagAGTGAGATATCAGACTTGAAAGTTAAAGCCAATAAGACAAAAGACTATGATGAGATCAAATCTGAGCTCCATTTCTTGAGGCAgattgagtttgaagatgatgaggctgattcagaagaagatggcGAAGATGACGCTGACTCTAGCAGTCTCTCCCTTAACTATAAAACCAAAAATAAGGTTGACAGTTTACTCATCAAGCGAAATAAGGCCTTAAATAACGAGCTTGTGACTTATAGATCAGAACATGATGCGCTTGTATCAAAGCTCCAATCGTTGGAAAAAGAATTAGCTGATTGCACGGCCCAAATCACTAACATTACACAGAAAAATcagagacttgaagatgaattaTCTAAATTCGATAAGGTCAgcaacttcaatgataacaTGAGCATGATAAGTGGGTGGAAGCCTGCTGGGAGCATTATTGCCCCTTCTTTGAACTCGCTAAGTACCAGCAATAACAACAACGACGAATCGTCTATTCTTCCacttatcaccaaacaaaGAGATCGGTTCAGAGATAGAACCAACGAACTCGACAATGAAGTCAAAAAACAACACACAGTCATCAATGACCTCAAACGaaccatcaacaaactcaagaAGGATAACGAGGAGCTTTACGAAAGAACCCGGTATCTTGCAGCTACCAGTAATAATAGCAAAAGCAGAAGCACATTGCAACCTAAACGAAACTCCGACTTGGAGAGTAACAACCCCTACAAGAGCAGCTACGAGTCCAAGCTCCATCCCATTGAGCAGTTCAGaattcaagaacaagagagaatatcatcaagacTTTCGCCGTTTGAGCGAATCTTTATTAGCTTGACAAGAGCGATTCTAGCCACTAGAACCACCAGAATGTTATTTTTGCTCTACTGTGTCGGTTTGCACTTGATAGTCATGCTTATAACCATCCACACAACTGGTATCAATACTCGAATGATTCCCGAAGTTGGTATCAATACCAGTACTGGTGGTGAGGCTCTGCCAAATATATAGGCGTGCactctttttgttttgcaATAAACGCAATGCACTTTTTCTAGTCATTATTCCTGCACGTTGGTGCGGTTTTGCCATATATATAAAGCAAGTGATCCAACCACTTTAAATTTACAAATAGATaattttgaagaatgtcAGAAAACAACCAAGATTCTCCTAAACCCACCAAAAGTGCTGTCGACATGGACCCTAGCGATATCTATGTGAAGATTGGCAATAAGCAGGTTCCATTCTCCAGTATTAATAAGCCTCATTCAGTTTTGTTAGGGCCAAAGCACCACAAACCACAACCACCAACCGAGGACTTTCCTGACTTGACTCCAGCCGCCAAGGCTAGAGAAGctgagttggaagaaaagaaaagcCTGTAGTTTTGTTATTAGAAAATAAAAGGTGGTTATATATTATGGAAATGTACAGGAATTAGGAGGGAAGCAAGATAATTGTAAAATTCACAGAAATACGATCAGGTAATACAAAGGTTAGTGTACGGCTAAGAATCAGGTAACTCTCTCTGATTTTACATACCGTTTCTCCAGACGAGTAAGCCTCATAAGAAACATAACCAATGCTCTTGTGATATTTTTTCTATAAGGGTCTGCCCCGTTTCCTATTATTTTTTACTTCAAATTTGATGAACACCTTATCTTAACAATGCGAACGCGAGAAAAAGAATGAACTTATTACGTTACGTCTATATGAGCTTCGGATTATCCAAACGGTTCTTAAGAGCAGTAGTGTATACGATTGGATTCTTTGCCACTGCGTCTGCACTCTTGTTCTTTGCCAATCAACATAATTATATCGATATCAATCGATATATTCCATACTACTTGACACCTACATTTTTCCAACCATCGTCTGATCTATATATCATCGATATCCTGGTGAAAAAATGCCTTAAATTCAACGGAAACAACCCTCTTTGTGGAGTCCCCGGAAGTGCTGAAGGTGCTAATGGAGACTTGGGTGTGCTTGGAGGTTGGAACAGAGTTGATAAAGACTTAACATTGGGGTCGAGCTTTTTACACAAACAGTTTTTCAGTTACAAAATCCTCAAACATGATGCTTTTCAGAATGGTCAGCTTGATGAGAGCCTCAGCAACTTAGTTATAACAGATATTGCTGTGTATAACCCCGAGGTGGATGGCAAAATTCCAGGAAATAACATGAAACTTCCtcaaaagatcttggaagaaTTCAGAAAGTCTGACGTGtatgatgacgaagatcAGATCCATTACGAAAATCATGGTGTCAAAGGAGAACtatccaaagaagataGTTATAAGCACAAGGCCAGCTTGGGTAATAAGGTGGTGCAAGATCAGATTGACCAGAAGGAAAAAGAAGCCTTGGGAAAGGAAGATGAGACGGCAATTAAagacaaacaaaaagacaaacagaaagagaaagacacacagaaacagaaacagaaacagaagaCTAATGAGGAATCGGAAAAGCAAAAAGCTAAAAAAGTGCAAAAAGCAGAAGATGAGCAAATTGCAGAGTCTTTGGagaatcaaaaagcttctttACAACAAGACACCAAAGGTGAATTTGACCCGGAAGCAGCTCCTACCAAAAAGGAGACAAAGCCAAAATCTGAACCAAAGGTTAAACTAGAATCCAGGAAGGTTGAGGAGAGAATACTGGATCTCAATATCCACTATGAAATTCCCACTCAAGAGCAGCTTGATAAAAGTGGATGGAAGCACAAGTCCAATGGAA encodes:
- a CDS encoding diphthamide synthase (COG:J; EggNog:ENOG503NVBK) gives rise to the protein MKFLALISGGKDSFYNIHHCITQGHDLIALGNLYPKNTQQDEIDSFMFQTVGHDIIDNYAKCLDVPLYRQAIEGRSKNQELEYSRTEDDEIEDLFKLITTIVKNHPDVQAISCGAILSHYQRTRVENICDRFGLTSLAFLWQRNQDQLMREMCDSRLDARIIKVAAIGLDAKHLAKSIKELYPYLVKLNKMYDVHICGEGGEFETIVLDCVFFKHKKLNMIDMRVVQHSSDVFYLKFGIEVVDKKEEARIPFASAIVPSLLENSFQEVLENSVISEEFYPAVSSNSTPYQLSSKVCSVGNNIFISNLVDSSNTIQEQLSNIFIRLEEFLKDANLSLNDIQHITLLLADMDKFSEINGIYSSKFIDLYLPPSRICIETSLPDPYQVQLSCRCIIKETNTKKGIHIRSRSYWAPQNIGPYSQARVEEQKDFNFATISGQIPLIPSSMELLSSGNETIALTIQHFDRIRALINVQEISTILCFVTHELNLDSLKQIWHTYCQTDSHQSLLEKLIILNVSRLPRNASIEFGGETFKSVEDLLEEDEEIEKTDHNDLIIWIKETFPDLILTQLKDSVSVSIFTDSATDLNKLMNDLNGFIRVYCSGEDFKKLDNFGEFMPVSQVMNFQMRNYKYAVSVIVKR
- a CDS encoding uncharacterized protein (EggNog:ENOG503PZKZ) codes for the protein MSENNQDSPKPTKSAVDMDPSDIYVKIGNKQVPFSSINKPHSVLLGPKHHKPQPPTEDFPDLTPAAKAREAELEEKKSS
- a CDS encoding uncharacterized protein (EggNog:ENOG503NUC2; BUSCO:EOG09261OXD; COG:K); amino-acid sequence: MSEDTQSKASQINSEANALKHSDQKTLGTASNVFNNALEFWTKTDLPAIQNQLDQQGIEIKEEQKDSLLNRKNLASKTKEFRKLSDPEKLDQFKSLLKLYQNEIDTLTNKSKKIEGYFFDFYRSIAEAPDPKPLLEISLDSVIESGDVANLKAEINKLNEELSKKADYNQLKKRLLATEQQSAEMLSTKLKAKEDEFKALIDEKESNWQEKEKLLQKQLDDYKNTIEELKTSNEVTELQLNSQNEDLNSNNDNLTILAELQIVSRDAEYSKQRLLEVEKRNEDLRRELSISKNNLQVETLKEGFNRKISELESENVLLIAELEQSRKSIKNTTSNNNKHLEYLNKEIKQLKSEISDLKVKANKTKDYDEIKSELHFLRQIEFEDDEADSEEDGEDDADSSSLSLNYKTKNKVDSLLIKRNKALNNELVTYRSEHDALVSKLQSLEKELADCTAQITNITQKNQRLEDELSKFDKVSNFNDNMSMISGWKPAGSIIAPSLNSLSTSNNNNDESSILPLITKQRDRFRDRTNELDNEVKKQHTVINDLKRTINKLKKDNEELYERTRYLAATSNNSKSRSTLQPKRNSDLESNNPYKSSYESKLHPIEQFRIQEQERISSRLSPFERIFISLTRAILATRTTRMLFLLYCVGLHLIVMLITIHTTGINTRMIPEVGINTSTGGEASPNI
- the RPL21A_2 gene encoding 60S ribosomal protein eL21 (COG:J; EggNog:ENOG503P285), producing MGKSHGYRSRTRYAFQRDFKKHGVIPLSTYLKTYKVGDIVDIKVNGAVQKGMPHKFYHGKTGIIYNVTKSSVGIIINKVVGHRYIEKRVNIRVEHIKHSACRQEFLNRVKTNAALKREAKANGEQVSLKRQPAKPRDARIVSTEGNVPQTLAPVPYETFI
- the RPS9B gene encoding 40S ribosomal protein uS4 (EggNog:ENOG503NU1W; COG:J); protein product: MPRAPRTYSKTFAVPKQPYESARLDSELKLAGEFGLKNKREIYRINFQLSKIRRAARDLLTRDEKDPKRLFEGNALIRRLVRIGVLSEDKMKLDYVLALNVEDFLERRLQTQVFKLGLARSIHHARVLITQRHIAVGKQIVNIPSFMVRLDSQKHVDFAHNSPYGGGRAGRVKRRNQAKGAESGDAEEDEE